The Novipirellula caenicola genome segment CACGATCAATTGAGCCAAATCCTCGATCGCCCCGACGATGCTTCGCGTGTGCCACTCGAGCGTCGCTTCGCCCCAACCAAACAATCCCGGCTGGTCGGTGACCACCTTCACAAATACCCAATTTCGCATCCTCGCATGACAAACGATGGCTTCAATGGCAGTGATTTTCATGCGTAATTCGCGGCTGGTGTAATGGGTTCGTTCGGTCGCATGCTGGTTGGTTGCCCGAGTGGCGTCGATGACGATCCAGCTCGCGAGAGAAAGCCTCTTTTGCTTTTGTCGACAATGTTACTTGTCTTTGTCTACAAAGACAAGTATGTTGATGTTCATGAGCAGCATTTCGACCTATATCAAAAACGATTTAGCCGCGCGGCTTCGCTCGGGGCGTGCGTTGCCGACGACGTTGACGCTCGACGCGCTTGCGCATCATTACGACGTCAGCTTCACGCCGGTCCGTCACGCGATCGCCGAATTGGTCGAGGAAGGATTGCTTAAAAAAGGGGCCAATCGGCGGTTAACGCCCGTTAAGTTGCCCCGCGCCGAAACAGTCGATGTCGTTGACTTAGCCGATGCGGGCGATGCGTTACCCCAGCCACCGCAAGATCCGTACGAAGGGATTGTGGGCGATTTGGTGCAATTGAGCTTGCAAGGGGAACCGATTTACCTTCGCGAGGAAGCGACGGCAGAAAAGTATGGTGTCAGCCGATCCGCCATTCGCCAGATCCTACACCGACTTGCCGGCGAAGGGATGCTCAATCACATCCCGCGTCACGGCTGGCAACTGCGACCGTTTCGGCAAAGCGATCTCGAGGCGTTTATCGATGTTCGCGAGGTGTTGGAGTTGAAGGCGCTCGAATTGTCTCGCTCGCGACTCGACGACAACGTGTTGCAGCAATTACTGGAAGCCAACACGCAAACCTCGTCACCGGATGCCTTGCCACGGATCGACGAAACGTTGCACTCGTATCTGATTGAAACCTCGCAAAACGTCTATATACAAGAGTTCTTCGAGCGTCAGGGGCGTTACTATCGATTGCTATTCGAGTGGGAGGACCGCGATCGATCGACCGCACTTGAAACCGCTCGCCAGCATCGTGAGATTTTAAACGCACTGTTGGACCATGATTGGTCGCGAGCGAGAACCGAATTGTCTCGTCATATCCGCGATCATCACCCGGTGCTCAGCCAGATCGCCCGAGCGATGGAGGCCAATCGCGAGCCATCGGCAATCCCAGGAGAGCAGGCATGATAGGGAGCGGCATCAACTCCAGGTCACATTTCCCCAGGTCAAATGGGCACCCTCGTCACTTCGGGGCAAGTGTTTCTAGACGCATTGCAGCGCTGTTTGCCGCCATCGGTTGCCTCTTCGTATTCGTGTCGTCGTCGGCCGCCGGTTCACTGGACGACTACCAAACAAAAATTAAACCGCTATTCAAGACTCGATGTTTTTCGTGTCATGGAGCACTCAAACAGGAAGGCGGTCTGCGTCTAGACACGGTCGAATTGATGATCGACGGAGGGGTGGTGGCTCGCGGCGACGTGTCCGACAGCGTCTTGGTCGATCGTGTCAGCGAGACATCGCTCGAGGACCGAATGCCTCCCGAGCACGAGGGCGAACCGTTATCCGAGGCGGAAATCGAGCTGCTCTCTGCTTGGATCGCCGCTGGGGCACCGGCACCCGAGGATGAACAACCCGAGACCGATCCGGAAGACCATTGGTCCTTTCAACCGATCACACGTCCGGTTGTTCCAGCGGTCGAAAACAAATCGTGGGTTCGCACCCCGCTCGATTCGTTTATCGCAAACGCTCATCAAGAAAAAGGACTGGCTCCGCAGCCGGATGCGCCGCGAGCAATCTTGGTGCGTCGACTGTATCTTGATCTGATTGGTGTTCCACCGTCGAGCGATGAGATGGTTGCGGCGGAACAAGACTCGGCAATGGACTGGTACGAGAAACTTGTCGAACGATTGCTGGACGACCCGCGTCACGGCGAGCGTTGGGCTCGGCACTGGATGGACATTTGGCGATACAGTGATTGGTGGGGGCTGAATGCTCAGCTGCGAAACAGCCAACGTCACCTCTGGCATTGGCGTGATTGGATCGTCGATTCGTTAAACGCCGACCGAGGTTATGACGAGATGGTGCGGTTGATGTTGGCTGGCGACGAGTTGCATCCGACTGACACCGACGCGGTGGTGGCGACGGGCTATCTGGCAAGAAACTTTTTCTTGTTCAATCGCAACCAGTGGATGGACGAAACGGTCGAGCATGTTGGCAAAGCATTCCTGGGATTGACGTTTGACTGTGCAAAATGCCACGACCACAAATTTGATCCGATCGAGCATACGGACTTTTACAAGATGCGGGCGTTCTTCGAACCGTATCAAGTGCGAATGGACATGTTGCCAGGCGAAGCCAACCTAACAAAGGACGGGCTGCCGCGCGCATTCGACGCGTTGTTGGATACGCCGACGTACCGGCTGATTCGCGGTGAAGAGGGAGATCCGGACAAGTCGAAGGTGATCGAGCCCGGCGTGCCTGAGTTTCTGAATTTTCAGTCCGCCGGCGACAACCCGCTGGACATTCAACCCATCGCATTGCCGGCCGAAGCCTGGCAACCAGAACGACGTGATTGGGTGCTCGAAAACCATTTGTCAGCCGCCACGGCAAAACGAAAGAACGCCCAAACGAAGCTGAAGCAGGCAGAAGCTGCGAAGCAAAAGGCGGGGCAGGACGACACTGCTGCGGAATTCGCTCTAAAGCTCGCTCGCATGGACGTCAAAATCGCCGACGCAGAGCATGAAAGCGTGTCACGACGCTATGCAGCGATGCAAGCAGAGTGGAATGAATCTGCGGACGAAGCTGTCGTTTTGGAAACGAAAGCGGAGGCGATTCGGGCGGAACGTAACGTCTCGCTTCTGCAGGCCGAGCGTTCTTTGATTGACGTGCAGAAGCGACTCGCGGAGGCGGATGAGGATAAACGTGAAGCAATTGAAAAAGAACTGGCGAAGGCTCAGGGGAATTTTGACAAGGCCGAAAAAACACTTGCCGCCGCGATTCTCCCGGACGATTCCTTTACACCACTGGTTGGCGCCCAGTGGTCGGCGACACGATTTCTGAGTACGGGAAAGGACGATCCCGCGGTCGAGTTTCCATCACAAAGCAGCGGCCGCCGCACCGCACTGGCTCGCTGGATTACCGATCGCAATAATCCATTGACCGCACGCGTCGCAGTGAACCACCTATGGACGCGTCATTTTGGTCAACCGCTGGTTGCATCGGTGTTCGACTTTGGGCGAAACGGAGTCGCGCCAAGTAACACGGAGCTGTTGGATTGGCTCGCCGCCGAGCTGATCGACAGTGGTTACAGCATGAAACACTTGCATCGTTTGATGGTGAACTCGGCGGTCTATCGAATGAGTTCCTCGAATGCCGGTGGTGAATCCAATCTAGCGATCGATCCCGACAATCAATTTTGGTGGCGGCGGGTTCCAATTCGTTTGGAATCCCAAGTGGTTCGTGACGCCGTGTTGTCGTTGGCCGGGACGCTTGATCCAACGATGGGCGGCCCTCCGGTCCCGCCAGCGAAACAGCCTGAATCGAAACGCCGTAGCTTGTACTTTTTTCACTCGAACAACGAGCGTGATCTGTTTTTGACGATGTTTGACGAGGCGTTGGTGACCGATTGCTACCGCCGCGAGCAGAGCATCGTGCCTCAGCAAGCGCTCGCGTTAACCAACAGCAAACTGGTGCTCCATTCCTCCGGGCAAATCGCCGAGCGTTTGTTTGTCGCGGACGAAACACCGCGTGACTTTGTCATCCGCAGTTTCAAAACGCTGCTGGCGATCGATGCAAGCGATGCCGAGATTGCCGCTAGCCTGAAGGCGTTGTCGGATTGGGAGCGCCAACCCGAAAGTTCGCCGGCACGCGCACGTGCGCATTTCGTTTGGGTTTTGATCAATCACAACGATTTCGTGACCGTCCGCTAGAGCAAACCGATTAGCGATATGGATAAAGGTAACCGCATGATTAACCCCCTCGTTCCCTCACGTCGCCGTTTCTTGTCGGACATGGGCAAAGGACTCTCCGCAGTCGCCTTGGCATCGTTGCTGCAACGTGACATCCGCGGCGAAGCGGTGCGTTGGGCACCACCGACGGGGCAGCCGCACTTTCCGGCGAAGGCCAAAAACGTGATCTGGCTGTTCATGAATGGCGGCGTCAGCCAGATGGAAAGTTTTGATCCCAAGCCGATGCTGAATAAATACGGCGGTAAAACGATCGCAGAGACTCCGTTCGCTGAGGCACAAGATCCTGCAAAGCTGGCGCTCGAACGTTTGGTCGCTCCGGATGGCAACGGCAATCAACGCAACGAGTTGTATCCGCTGCAGATTGGCTTTAAAAAGCACGGAGAATCCGGGATCGAAGTCAGTGATTGGTTTCCGCATGTCGCCGGCCAAGTCGACAAATTGGCGATCGTGCGATCGATGTACACGACCGACAGCAACCATGGGGCTCAAACGCAATTCCACTCCGGTCGTCATCGCAACGATGGCGACTTTCCGACGCTCGGCGCGTGGGTGCACTATGGACTCGGTTCGCTCAACGACAATTTGCCACAGTTCATTTCGATCGGCAAACGCGAGTACTGGAACAGCCGTGACGGTCACTATCTGGGGCCCGCCCACGATGCGGTGCCGCTGCGAATCGATCCCAAGAACCCGCTCGACTTTAGCCAGCCCGAAATTGCATTTCCGGACCGCGCACGTCAGGTTGGCAAGGATCTACTGGACGAACTAAACGGAATACGCGCCAACGAATATCCCGAGGATCCGCAGATGGCGGCTCGGATCGCGTCATATGAGCTTGCCTTTCGCATGCAGACGTCGGTTCCCGAAGTGGTTGATTTCTCGCAAGAGACCGCCGAGACAAAATCGTTGTACGGGATTGGGGTGCCGCACTGTAACCAGTTCGCGATGCAATTGTTAGCGGCGCGACGGTTGGTGGAACGAGGCGTACGCTTCATCCAAATTCAACATGGTGGCGGTGGCGCCGGTGCCTGGGACGCGCACGGCAAATTAAAGGCGAACCACACCAAGAACGCATTGGCGGTGGATCAGCCAATCGGCGGGCTGTTGGAAGATTTGCAGCGGCGCGGATTGCTCGATGAGACGCTTGTCGTGTTTGCCACCGAGTTTGGACGCACTCCTGGATCGCAGGGTGCCGACGGACGCGACCATCACATCTTTGGATTCACCGTTTGGATGGCGGGCGGCGGATTAAAACGCGGCGTGGTGCATGGTGCGACCGATGAAATCGGCTTCCATGCCGTCGAAAACCGTCACTACGTCACCGATATCCATGCCACGATCATGCATCAACTAGGCCTCGATTCCCGCCAACTCGAGCTTCCAGGACGCAAGCGTTTGGAAATCGACCACGGCCACCCCATCATGGACATCATCGCTTAACTCCGCGTCACACTTGCTTGTTTTAGGACCGCTGAAACCGCTACCAACGTAGCGGAACGTACGAGACAGTTTCGACCTGTCCAGCGATTCACGCAAGTCACGCACGATTTCCGCTGCGCTGAAGACGAACAAACCTTGTTGATCGAATAGGTTTCACGGCGTTGGCTGAATCGGCGAACCGTCGCGGTAAGGTAGGTCCGTAAATGCGGTTGTGTCGGGCGTCAATACATTGGGTCAAACAACTTTTAATCCATTCTTGCTTGTTTCTTGGTCTGAATCGAAGGTGATGCGATGAAGTGTAGTGTGACACGTAGGTATCAAGGGTTTACCTTGGTTGAATTGTTGGTTGTGATTGCGATTATTGGTGTATTGGTCGGGCTGTTGCTGCCTGCGGTACAGGCGGCACGCGAAGCCGCGCGACGGATGCAATGTTCCAACAACATGAAGCAGTTAGGGTTGGCGCTGCAAAACTATCACTCCGCCTACGAGCAATTCCCTCCTGGATCCGCTGATTTTTACGGCTATTCGTACGGCCTTCGACGAAACGTGGGCGCTTCGATCTTTTTGCTGCCTTTTATCGAAATGGGGGCTTTGTATGAAGCGTTTGAACAGGAGGCGAAAGTGGCGACGCCTGGATCGGGGTTCTGGCAGAGTCAGACGCTGCTAGACGCCGGCCCTCAGGCGGCGTTCCTGTGCCCCTCGGCGCAGAACGCGGATGGCACCGAATACAATGGGCTGTCGAAATCCTTGTATGTCTTCTGCATTGGCGATGCGATGTGGCACAATGCCAAGAGTGATTCTGAAGAGGGCATGGCGATTGCCCGCATCAACTCACGAAGCATGTTCGTACCGATGACCAACGGCAACCGCAACGATCTGCGACGCTTTCGCGACCTACTTGATGGGACCAGCAATACATTGGCAATGAGCGAGGTCGCGGGGACACCACGCGATCAAGCCTTCGTCAAAGGCGACGTTGCCAGCTTTAACGGAATGTATGACGGCACGACTGCGATGGCGGGGCCGTGTATGACCGCACCGCTAGATCCAAACAACCGATTTCAGTACCAGACAGGCGCGGATTGTTGGCGCGGGCTGTTGTTTGGGGATGGTCGTGTGATCAATACTCGCTTTACCACCACACTGCCACCCAATTCCTATTCCTGTGCTTACGCTGGCAACAACGACAGCTGGGGAAGTTTCTCACCG includes the following:
- a CDS encoding GntR family transcriptional regulator; the encoded protein is MSSISTYIKNDLAARLRSGRALPTTLTLDALAHHYDVSFTPVRHAIAELVEEGLLKKGANRRLTPVKLPRAETVDVVDLADAGDALPQPPQDPYEGIVGDLVQLSLQGEPIYLREEATAEKYGVSRSAIRQILHRLAGEGMLNHIPRHGWQLRPFRQSDLEAFIDVREVLELKALELSRSRLDDNVLQQLLEANTQTSSPDALPRIDETLHSYLIETSQNVYIQEFFERQGRYYRLLFEWEDRDRSTALETARQHREILNALLDHDWSRARTELSRHIRDHHPVLSQIARAMEANREPSAIPGEQA
- a CDS encoding DUF1553 domain-containing protein encodes the protein MSSSAAGSLDDYQTKIKPLFKTRCFSCHGALKQEGGLRLDTVELMIDGGVVARGDVSDSVLVDRVSETSLEDRMPPEHEGEPLSEAEIELLSAWIAAGAPAPEDEQPETDPEDHWSFQPITRPVVPAVENKSWVRTPLDSFIANAHQEKGLAPQPDAPRAILVRRLYLDLIGVPPSSDEMVAAEQDSAMDWYEKLVERLLDDPRHGERWARHWMDIWRYSDWWGLNAQLRNSQRHLWHWRDWIVDSLNADRGYDEMVRLMLAGDELHPTDTDAVVATGYLARNFFLFNRNQWMDETVEHVGKAFLGLTFDCAKCHDHKFDPIEHTDFYKMRAFFEPYQVRMDMLPGEANLTKDGLPRAFDALLDTPTYRLIRGEEGDPDKSKVIEPGVPEFLNFQSAGDNPLDIQPIALPAEAWQPERRDWVLENHLSAATAKRKNAQTKLKQAEAAKQKAGQDDTAAEFALKLARMDVKIADAEHESVSRRYAAMQAEWNESADEAVVLETKAEAIRAERNVSLLQAERSLIDVQKRLAEADEDKREAIEKELAKAQGNFDKAEKTLAAAILPDDSFTPLVGAQWSATRFLSTGKDDPAVEFPSQSSGRRTALARWITDRNNPLTARVAVNHLWTRHFGQPLVASVFDFGRNGVAPSNTELLDWLAAELIDSGYSMKHLHRLMVNSAVYRMSSSNAGGESNLAIDPDNQFWWRRVPIRLESQVVRDAVLSLAGTLDPTMGGPPVPPAKQPESKRRSLYFFHSNNERDLFLTMFDEALVTDCYRREQSIVPQQALALTNSKLVLHSSGQIAERLFVADETPRDFVIRSFKTLLAIDASDAEIAASLKALSDWERQPESSPARARAHFVWVLINHNDFVTVR
- a CDS encoding DUF1501 domain-containing protein, yielding MINPLVPSRRRFLSDMGKGLSAVALASLLQRDIRGEAVRWAPPTGQPHFPAKAKNVIWLFMNGGVSQMESFDPKPMLNKYGGKTIAETPFAEAQDPAKLALERLVAPDGNGNQRNELYPLQIGFKKHGESGIEVSDWFPHVAGQVDKLAIVRSMYTTDSNHGAQTQFHSGRHRNDGDFPTLGAWVHYGLGSLNDNLPQFISIGKREYWNSRDGHYLGPAHDAVPLRIDPKNPLDFSQPEIAFPDRARQVGKDLLDELNGIRANEYPEDPQMAARIASYELAFRMQTSVPEVVDFSQETAETKSLYGIGVPHCNQFAMQLLAARRLVERGVRFIQIQHGGGGAGAWDAHGKLKANHTKNALAVDQPIGGLLEDLQRRGLLDETLVVFATEFGRTPGSQGADGRDHHIFGFTVWMAGGGLKRGVVHGATDEIGFHAVENRHYVTDIHATIMHQLGLDSRQLELPGRKRLEIDHGHPIMDIIA
- a CDS encoding DUF1559 domain-containing protein, yielding MKCSVTRRYQGFTLVELLVVIAIIGVLVGLLLPAVQAAREAARRMQCSNNMKQLGLALQNYHSAYEQFPPGSADFYGYSYGLRRNVGASIFLLPFIEMGALYEAFEQEAKVATPGSGFWQSQTLLDAGPQAAFLCPSAQNADGTEYNGLSKSLYVFCIGDAMWHNAKSDSEEGMAIARINSRSMFVPMTNGNRNDLRRFRDLLDGTSNTLAMSEVAGTPRDQAFVKGDVASFNGMYDGTTAMAGPCMTAPLDPNNRFQYQTGADCWRGLLFGDGRVINTRFTTTLPPNSYSCAYAGNNDSWGSFSPSSEHQGGVQTLLFDGSVRFVTDSIDTGNLNARQVTSGESPYGVWGAMGTKSGRETASFH